CTTTAAAATAAACTTCATCATATCCACGCTTAGGATTGTTTGGGTAGTGCATATACTTAGCTCCTGGTTCTGTTACTTTAAGATTGCTCATTATTGTATCTTTACCAGTATTAACTCCCAAGATAAACAAAGAAATTCCGCCTTTGTTATTTTTACTTGGACGCGAAATAAGAGGTCTCCCAGCTTCTCCACTTCCTTTTATTCCAAAAATATTCAATTGTTCACGTGCCTTTACATATCTATAAACGTCATCAGTATGATGTCCACCTGTATCGATACAAGTACAAGCAACTCTTATCTTTTCTCCATTCTGATATTCAAAATCTCTCATAAGAAATTCATCCAATGTATTCCATACATACGGCAATGCAGGATTTCCCATAATAACTCTATAATAAATTCCCCAACTTTCTTCTCCTGGTCCCCATCCAACAATTTCAACTTCAAGCCTGTCATCTTGAACGTCTACACCAGCAGTCAATACCGTAACTTTATCAGGTATTTCAATATCATTTATCGTACCTTCTTCTTCGTTTATATATTCTCCGTAATCCTCAGCCCTTGCCTGTATTTCCTCAAAATTAAATCTTTCAACCTTTTCTTCCCAACATTCCCCAAGAGCCGTGTTGACAAATACTTTCATAAGCTGTTCATCACCTTTTGCCGCTCTAAATTTACGAATTATGCTAGCCCATTTAGTAAACGGACTATATAACTCTGATACATGGAATCCTCTTGAAACATGCGGGTCTACATCAGGATTGGTGCTTCTCCATTCGCCTTTAATAAGGTTTCGTTTCCACTCGTACTCTGTTGAAGTTTCCATACATTTCTCGCATTTATGTGACACATCTTCAAAAATAATATTTCCCCACTTCAAAGTTTGCATTTCACCACATTTTGGGCAAGGAATGTAATACTCATCTTTCGAGCTGTTCTCATATTCAAGTTCTATCCTACTTCCGCCTTTGATTGTTGGTGTACTTGTCAAAACTATTTTACTGTTTGGCCAAGTTTTGACCCTTTCAATTGCCAGATTTAATGGGTCTCCCTCTTTTTTAGCACTTCTAGGGAAACGGTCAATTTCATCAGCTAATAAAACCCTAATTGACCTACTTGCCAATTCTGAAGCTGAATTAGTCCCAGTTAAAACAATATATCCGCCTGAAAATTCTTTTTGCCTTTTTGTATCTCTGGCATCAGCGCTTTCGATTACTTTGCTCCTAAGTTGCGGTGTTGATTGAATCATATCATTGAGCCTTGTTGTCGAAAAATCAGCCGCCATATCTTTAGTGGGCATTAAAAACATAATCGGAGAAGGTTCGTAGTCCATAAAATATCCAACAGTATTCATGAGAATTTCTGTTTTTGATAACTGAGCTCCATACATCATTACAACTTTTTCTGTATTTTTATCAGAAATTGCCCTCATTACTTCTCTTTGAAATGGCACTCTGTCAGTTTTCCATTTTCCAGGAATTGCTGAACTTTTAGTTGATAAAACTCTATACATATCCGCCCAAGTATCAATTGTTAATTTTGGC
The sequence above is a segment of the Leptotrichia trevisanii DSM 22070 genome. Coding sequences within it:
- a CDS encoding phage terminase large subunit family protein, which gives rise to MKRELEEDLKRTVKLFKKIALVLKPPPKLTIDTWADMYRVLSTKSSAIPGKWKTDRVPFQREVMRAISDKNTEKVVMMYGAQLSKTEILMNTVGYFMDYEPSPIMFLMPTKDMAADFSTTRLNDMIQSTPQLRSKVIESADARDTKRQKEFSGGYIVLTGTNSASELASRSIRVLLADEIDRFPRSAKKEGDPLNLAIERVKTWPNSKIVLTSTPTIKGGSRIELEYENSSKDEYYIPCPKCGEMQTLKWGNIIFEDVSHKCEKCMETSTEYEWKRNLIKGEWRSTNPDVDPHVSRGFHVSELYSPFTKWASIIRKFRAAKGDEQLMKVFVNTALGECWEEKVERFNFEEIQARAEDYGEYINEEEGTINDIEIPDKVTVLTAGVDVQDDRLEVEIVGWGPGEESWGIYYRVIMGNPALPYVWNTLDEFLMRDFEYQNGEKIRVACTCIDTGGHHTDDVYRYVKAREQLNIFGIKGSGEAGRPLISRPSKNNKGGISLFILGVNTGKDTIMSNLKVTEPGAKYMHYPNNPKRGYDEVYFKGLTSEIKIVTFSKGQAKIEWKTIGDKRNEPLDIRNYAQAALRIANPNLNIRYSTDVLNNFRTQQRNNGRRIIRSGI